One genomic region from Desulfobacterales bacterium encodes:
- a CDS encoding glycosyltransferase, with the protein MKKEVKKFIAGKVILVAKPWKGGLSNYFFRALQDLSEHVKWFFTYPVGLKDKLDYRKNKKKWGMRLAEEIASTEYDIAIFINTIKEFSALDHSDKHVIWITDDPRLVLGQLEPFGRVYLADPGYRDEVVPHLKKQKFGGILPFAHLPEIHKPFKAVNTQHDVCFIGNQDPKRDIYLKALLSSRIDFKVYGNYFLKSSLYWLHPRSFSPPVSNYVMGKIYSQYSISLNIHAQVVREGTNMRTFECAGYGITQVVEFRSGLSEYFEPDKEIIFFRSPREMIEKIEALRKNKVLSHNLAKMARKRVLSDHTYQHRAKTIIEGL; encoded by the coding sequence ATGAAAAAAGAGGTTAAGAAGTTTATTGCCGGCAAGGTTATTTTGGTTGCCAAACCCTGGAAAGGGGGACTTAGCAACTATTTTTTCCGGGCGTTACAAGATTTGTCTGAACATGTAAAATGGTTTTTTACTTACCCTGTGGGACTTAAAGACAAATTGGATTATAGAAAAAATAAAAAAAAATGGGGAATGCGGCTGGCAGAAGAAATCGCTTCAACTGAATACGATATTGCGATCTTTATTAATACGATCAAGGAATTTTCAGCTTTAGATCACTCGGATAAGCACGTCATATGGATTACTGATGACCCACGGCTGGTTTTGGGACAGCTTGAGCCATTTGGGCGCGTTTACCTTGCTGATCCCGGCTATAGAGATGAAGTGGTGCCTCATCTTAAAAAACAAAAGTTCGGGGGAATTCTTCCATTTGCGCACCTTCCGGAAATCCACAAACCTTTCAAAGCGGTCAATACCCAACATGACGTCTGCTTTATCGGCAATCAGGATCCCAAACGTGACATCTATTTGAAGGCCCTCTTATCCAGCAGGATTGATTTTAAGGTGTATGGTAACTATTTCCTCAAAAGCTCACTTTATTGGTTACATCCCAGAAGTTTTTCCCCGCCGGTCTCCAATTACGTAATGGGAAAAATTTACAGCCAATATTCTATCTCGCTTAATATTCATGCCCAAGTCGTGCGGGAGGGGACCAATATGCGTACCTTTGAGTGTGCTGGATATGGGATTACGCAAGTTGTCGAATTCAGATCCGGACTCTCCGAATATTTTGAACCGGACAAAGAGATAATTTTTTTTCGATCACCCAGGGAGATGATCGAAAAAATAGAGGCATTGAGAAAAAATAAAGTCCTATCTCATAACTTGGCTAAGATGGCAAGAAAGCGTGTTTTATCAGACCACACTTATCAACATCGTGCCAAAACCATTATTGAAGGTTTATAA